A region of the Flavobacteriaceae bacterium MAR_2010_188 genome:
CAGGGACAAGCGGGCTACAATTTAAAAGAAACATAAAAAATAATCCGGAACTTAAGAAAAAGATGATACCATTTATGTTCTTTTCAACAGCCGTTAATGAAAAAGATGTAAATGAAGCTTTTAACGAAATGACGGTTCAAGGCTTTTTTAGAAAACCAGCAGATTATTCTGAACTAAAATCAATGTTAGCAGCCATCTTTAATTATTGGAGATTAAGCTGTCATCCAAATAGTTTAAAATAGCTTGCCAGCCCTTTAATCAACTCGTTTTAATCCATTATAACGCTAGAGCATTTCTTTAGGCTCTTGACTTGGTTAGAAAGTTATAGATTAGCAGAATTGCGGCAACCACTAAAAGAATGTGGATGACACCTCCCATCACTTTAAAAACAAGAAATCCCAAAACCCAACCTACTACGAGGATTAAAAACACTATCCAGAGTATACTTTTCATCTTAATTTATTTAGATTAATTAATACAAGGTAGAAAAACCTTCTTAATTGAATGTTATAAAATTTTGTTGTTTAATTATATTTTTAACTCATTTGAAAAATTTCATGAGTTAACTTTTCTTATAGCTTTGTAGAAATCATCTTTAACTGAACCTATTCAATTACCCAATCTATTGCTTAGATAAAGGATATGAGTTTACTCCGGTAAAGGTGATTTTTACAGGTTTTATCCGTCCGTTTTCATCAAATTCCATTTCTTCTATACAGGTCTCACGAGAATTTCTGTCCGTCTCGTTTAGAGGTCTGCGGTGATACACCATAAAATATTTATCGGTTCCCTCGGGATGCATCACACTATGATGACCCGCAGCAGTGGCAACCTCCATGTCTTGTTGTAGAATTTTACCGACTCTTTCAAACGGTCCAAAAGGAGAATCGCTAATGGCGTAGGCCACACTATAATCAGGACCTGTCCAACCACCTTCTGACCACATAAAATAATATTTGCCATCCTTTATAAACATAAAAGGCCCTTCAACATAGTTTTCTGGGGTTATTTCTTTAAATATCGTTCCATCTTCAAAAGGAATAAAGCCGGTAAAATCATAATTCAATTTAGCGATATTACAATGCTTCCAGCCGCCGTAAATAAGATAGTGACTGCCATCGGCATCCTTAAAAACAAATTGGTCAATTGGTTGCGCTCCATTATAGAATTTATCCACTAGAGGTTTACCTAAATAATCCTGAAATGGTCCAGATGGTTTTTGGCTCACTGCTACGCCGATACCTCCGAACTGATTGTTGTTTTGAATATCATTAGCGCCGAAAAACAAAAAGTATTTGCTGTCCTTTTTTATAATAGATGGAGCCCAAATGGCGCTGTCTGCCCATTTTATATTGGAGGTATCCATAATTCTTTCGTGTTTTTCCCAGTTGACTAAATCTTTAGAAGAAAATGCATCAAATAAAACCTGCTGAGCATATGGAGCAGAGAAAGTGGGATAAATCCAATAGGTGTCATCGAAAATGATTCCCTCGGGGTCGGCGTACCACCCTGAAAAAACGGGATTATTATTTTCTACAACGACTTCAGAATCCACCTTGTCTTCAATCTTTTGGTCATTTTGATCACTTTTACATGATAGCATTAAAGTCAGCAAAAGTGAAAGAAGTGTGTACTTCATTAGATCGAGTTGTTTTTATGTTGGTTTGTGCATAGCGCTAGACTAATTTACATTATATAATATCATCTGTAAAATGTCCTCCATGTTTTCCTTTGGCGAATTTATCCTGATTAAAATCTTTCGATTTCCCTTTTGGAATAGATAGACTTTCCCAATGATTTGCCTTTATCATCCGTGCGATATATACAATCTGCCCAACGTGATACGCATAATGTGCCATCTGTCGATTAACGGCATCAACTATAGAATGCTTTTGATTACGGATATATATCTCAGTTGAAAAATTTTCTATTGTAACAGTATTTAAAGCATCGAAAAGACATCTCCAGGCTTCTTCCCATTTTTCTAAAAGCTCGGTTTTACTTGAGATAATGTCTTCAAATTCAACATCTCTATTTCGCCATTCTTTCTCGCCATCTGCAATGAGAAAATCGGTCCAGCGAGATTTCATGTTTCCGTGAAGATGATTTACAATGATGGCAATAGAATTTGATTCAGCATTAAACTGCCAAAACAAATCGGCATCCTTAAGTTGACCAAAAGCTTTTGCGCCTAAGGATTTATAATATTCAAATTGCTTTTTGGTGGTTTCTAAAAATTCTAGCTCCATAGAAAACGAATTATAAATGTTGAAAGAAAGAGTCTTAATCTTTCCAAGGTTTCAAGTTGAAAAAACAATTTTCTTTTCAGAATCATTCTTCCATTTTATAGTCCCAACTTCGCGAAGAAGTCTTGCTTTCGGTCGGGAAATCATTAGGAACGGCTTGAGTAACCTCGCCCGTAGAGGCCCATTCTGCGCCTCGCTGAAGGATAGTAATAAATCCAGCACATTCCATAGAATAATCAAAATGACCGAGAGTGGTATGAAAAACCCGACCCTTACCATAATCGATTGCCATAATCATCGGGACGTTTTGTCCCATCCCTTTTTGATTTGGATCCCATGGTGGCGCATTGCCTTCCTCATCCGAAAATGCCGTGGCAAGAATGGTAGCGTTTTCGAAAGGACCTCTCAATCTTTCGTAAAGTTCATCTTGGGTATGCAGCCATTTTTCTGGAAGGCCATTCATCACAGGATGACTTTGTTCTCGTGTAGTAATCACAAATTCTGATTCCAGACCATGAGAACCTCCCGGACCTTGGGTATAATCGTATTCTACTTCTCCTTCCGAATTATAATAAACATAAGGTCCCGAGATACTATCTCGTTCTCCCCAGCCACCAAGGGCAATCATTTTGTTGTACTCCGTCCACTTAGGAAATGAATTATCTGCAGCATGCACTGTCACGAGTCCGCCTCCGTTGGAAACGTATTTTTCAAATGCTTTTCTGGTTTCTTCCGGCCATTCTGTTGCTCCCATTCCTAAGTTTGAAACAATGACATCGTAATTGGAGAAATCTATTTTAAAGTTTGAAGATTTTATAGGTTGATTACTTCTTCCTCGATTAACCGTATCTAAGATGAACGTATCGATAAAATAGTTGTAAGCTTCGGGACGTGATTGATTGTATTTAACCCCAAGCCAAACCGAATCCGTACGACGAACGTCCACCTCAAATAGATCGGTATCTTCTAAATAATCCTTCATCATCAAAGTAGTCTTCGGCCAGATATAGTGGTTATTTTGCCCATCTATAATCAGCGCTCTTAGTTTTTTATCTTTTTCTACGACTTCAACTTTTTTCTCTTTTTCGGCGCAGGAGATGGCTAGGGAAATAATAAGAATTTTAATAAATAATTGTTTCGAATACATTGTTCTAATTGGATGGTTAAAATTTAAGGATATTAAAAAAAGAACCTATCACTATTCATCTTCAACTTTAAAGATTTTTTCTTGAATGGAAATTAAAGATATTAGGAAGACTAAAATTTGAGATATTTTCGCTTTGCCCATAATTAGATTAAAGTTTTCATCGTCCTAAGATATTTATTTTCAACCTTTTTGTATCAATGATTAATACTTTGATTTTTATCCATTTCACTTAACAGTTTTTTATGATACGGTAAAGCGTCCAAAACTTCTCCTCGCACGTATTTAACCTTTGAATGATTAAGTATAAAACTGTATCCCTCAACTGTAAATATGAAGACTAAAAATAATATCGATAATAATAAGAATACCACTTCGCCAAAATCCATTATAAGACGTAGCGGCGACTTTTTAAATAGAGTAACGGACCATTGGGGAGTCATCGTAATGATGAGCACCTTTATCTTAATGATTGGTGCGGTTTACATGGTTTTTCTCCTTCAAAATGATTTTTCTGATTACAATTTAGAGAAAATGAATAGCACTTGGGGCTTAACTTTTCTTGTAATTGGTGGTGGACTTTTACTGTTTAAAGCCGGAATGTTTATTTTTAATTTAATACTCTACGTAAAATACCGTTCTATAAAGTCGGTTTCTAATGAAGAATTACCAACCTGTACGGTTATAGTTCCTGCTTATAATGAAGGTAAACAGGTTTACGATACCCTAATGAGTTTGGCCGAAAGTGATTTTCCTGAAAGCAAACTTCAACTTCTTGCAATCGATGATGGTAGTAAGGACAATACGTGGTATTGGATGAAAGAGGCGAAATTGGTGCTTGGCGATAGATTAGCCATTTATCAGCAACCTCAAAACAAAGGTAAACGTCATGCTCTATACCGTGGTTTTAATATGGGAACTGGTGAGATTTTTGTTACCGTAGATAGCGATTCTATCGTTAAGGCAGATACATTAAGAAACTTGGTAAGTCCGTTTGTTGTGAATGAAAATTGTGGTGCTGTGGCAGGTAATATCCGAGTGCTCAACAAGAAAAAAGCGTTGTTGCCGAAAATGCTTGACGTAAGTTTTACCTTGAGTTTTGAATTTGTACGTTCTGCAGAGAGCTGTTTAAATTCCGTATTATGTACTCCAGGTGCTTTGGCGGCTTATCGCAGCACAGCGGTCTTTAATTGTCTGCCAGAGTGGATCAATCAGACTTTTATGGGTAAAGCTTCGGACATCGGTGAAGATAGAGCAATGACCAATATGATTCTAAAACAAGGTTACCACGTTTTGTTTCAAAGAAACGCTTATGCTTATACCAACGTTCCTGAAAAATACAAAGGTTTGTACAAGATGTTTATCAGATGGGGTAGAAGTAATGTACGTGAGAATATTCAAATGTCTAAATATGTTTTTACCAACTTTAGGGAAGGTAATAAAATAGGACCGAGACTTTTATTTATGAGTCAATCTTTAAAGATTATCATGTCTTATCCTTTTATCTTATTCATGTTTGTTTTTATAGCAACCCATCCAATATTGTTCTTAAGCTCAACCTTGGTAAGTATTTTAATACTTTCAAGTTTCCCGATGTTGTTCTACGCAAAACGATATAAATTTTCAGAATCTTTCTGGGCGTATTCTTATAGTATCCTTTATACTTTTGGATTATTCTGGATTACTCCATACGCAATCGCAACGGCGAGTAGAAGCGGTTGGTTAACTAGGGATTTGACCAAAAAAAAATAGATTATAATTTTCTATTGAAATTGAAGAGTTTCCTTTCTTAGATTTTAATTTTAAAGCATGTTTTTTGAGCAGCTTAAGTTGAAGCAATTCAACTTAAGCTGCTCATTTATTTTTAACTGATGCATTCTGTATTCTAATAATGTTCTAATGCCAAATATTGAAAGCTAGAAGCACAATAAACTATCTTTGTTTCTATTGAGTAAATTGCATTTCTATGGTAAAACAAATACTTGTAATAGAAGATGAGCCAAACGTTGCTGCTTTTATCAGCCAAGGTCTAAAGGAGGCTGGCTATACCGTCTTTGTTGCATACGTTGGAAAAACAGGATTAGAGCTGTTAAAGCAAAAACATATTCACTTGGTTGTTTTGGATATCATCTTGCCCGGGATGGACGGTAGACAAGTGGCGACCAAAATAAGAGAATTGGGTTATGAGTATTTGCTAATTATAATGCTGACTGCCTTGGGTACCACTGAAAATTTGGTGAAAGGTTTAGATGCTGGCGCAGATGATTATTTGATTAAGCCTTTCAAATTTAAAGAGTTATTGGCAAGCATAAGGGCAAGAACAAGGAGTGCCAAATCAGTGGTGAAGAAAAATTCCAAAATCTTGATTGAAGATTTAATCTTTGATACAGATGCAAGGATATTAAGCAGGGGAGGAACTGAAATTAACCTCACATCTACTGAATTTAGATTGCTCCAATACCTTTTGTTAAACCGGAATAAAATCCTAAACAGAATAGAAATCCTAGAAAACGTTTGGGATATCAATTTCAATATGGGGACCAATGTGGTAGACGTGTATATCAATTATCTCAGAAATAAAATCGACAAGGATTTTGAGGTTAAGCTTATTCACACGGTTGTGGGCATGGGATATATCATTAAATCCCGAGATTTTAGATTATGCAGTTAAGAACAAAAATCACTTCCATATTTATCATTCTTACCAGTCTCTTTTTAACGGGTATTTTTATTCTGATTTACCTTGTTTCTAAAGAATATACCGAAAGCGAATTCTATTTGCGATTAAGCCAACGAGCCACCATCGCTGCGGAAGCTTATTTGGAAGCAGACGAAATGAATATTGATATTTATGAAGATATTAGGATTCGTCATCTTCAAACTCTACCCAATGAAAAAGAGGTTATTTACCCAGTAGATGCCAAGTTAAAAACGTCGTTGGTAGAATTAAATAAGACCCTTCCAGCAAGTTTTTTTGAATCTATTTTTGAAAATGAATACGCCGAATTAAAGCAAGATGAATACTATTATACTGGTTTGCTTTATCATCATAATGAAGGCGACTTTATAGTCGTACTTTCTGCTACCGACCTCTACGGTTTTGGAAAGCTAGGCAATTTGCGTAACACACTTATCATCGCCTTTTTTGTAAGTATTATATTCATCTTTTTTCTGGGTAGTTATTATGCACAGCAGGCTTTAAGTCCCATTTCAAAAATCATTAAAGAAGTTAATACAATCCGTGCAGAGAATCTATCCCTGCGCTTAGGCTCTGCCAACGGTAAGGACGAACTGGCTGATTTAGCCCGCACCTTCAATAATATGCTGGACCGATTACAGATTTCTTTCGACCTACAGAGCAATTTTATTAACAATGCCTCACATGAATTGAGAAATCCGTTGAGCGCCATTCTCGGCCAAACTGAAATTGCCCTCAATAAAAAAAGAACTACTAAAGAATATCATTCAATCCTTCAAAATATAGATAAGGAAGCGTCGCGCCTCGATTTTTTGGTCAATGGACTTTTGAAACTAGCCAAAACGGATTTCGATTCTAAGGGTTTTGTTATTGATGCAATTCGCATTGACGAATTGTTGTTGGATATTAAGAACACCTTAGATGTTGCTATACCTCAAAACAAGATTCTTCTAGACTTTGAAGAATTACCAGAGAATGAAAATGCAATTACCTTACTTGGTAGCGAATCTTTATTGAACGTTGCCATAACAAATATCGTAGTAAACGGTTGTAAATTTTCTGATAATGCCAAGGTGGTGTTGAGGATTATGACCGATAAGAATCATATCTTTTTAAATATAATTGATGAAGGCGTGGGTATTCCGCAGGAAGAACTCAGTAATATTTTTGAACCATTTTTTAGGGGATCCAACGTGCGTAGCATTGAAGGTTTTGGCTTTGGTCTTCCCTTAGCGTATCGCATCATTAAAATGCATTCTGGTACCATCAGGGTTTTGTCCCAAGTTGACGAGGGAACCATCGTAAAAATTATGCTTCCAAATAAAAATAATTACAATTAAGCCTTTCTTAGACATTCTAATCTCGTTCTAATCTTGCTCTTATAACTCTATAAGAAGAGAAACTTAGGTTTGCTCAAAAGTTATAAGAGATGAGAAAAATATTAATTCCAACCGATTTTACAGTAGAGTCATTACAGCTTGTAGAATATGCAATTCTAAATTTTCCTGAAACAAAGCTTGATATCATTATGGTCGCAGGCTACAAAATCCCAGACACAAGATGGGGAATCATGCACTTTAATCCAAGAGAGCAGGTAAGGAAACTTTGCAGTGATGCTTATGTTGACTCCAAGCGGAGACTATTACAAGAACACAAAAAAAATATAGAGTGTCTATCCTTTGAGCTTTTTACAGGCATCAACTCCTTCGCTTTTATCAATTTTTTAGAACAAATAGAAGCTGAAGACGCAATAGTCCCAAAAAATGAATCACTGTACTGTGATCAGTATAGATGGTTCGACGCCTCCCGCTTTATTAAGAGCAACGTCAAAAATGTGGTAGAAATCCCAGTCGAATCAACGAAGAGGTATCGCAGAGAAAGTTTTCTTTCATCAACCTATTCAACCTATAGATTAAAAAAATATACTTAAAGTATTACCTATGAAAAATTTCACAACAAAATATTTAAAGTCAGACATAAAATCTGGATTGGTCGTCTTTCTGGTGGCGCTTCCATTATGTTTAGGAATCGCACTTGCGAGTGGAGCTCCGCTATTCTTCGGAATTATCTCTGGAGTAGTTGCGGGTATCGTGGTAGGTACCCTTTCTGGTTCGCATTTAAGTGTTTCGGGGCCAGCTGCGGGATTAACGGCAATTGTATTAGCCGCTATCGCAACATTAGGATCATTTGAAGCATTTTTACTCGCTGGTTTTTTAGCCGGAGTTATCCAAATAGTACTAGGTTTTCTTAAAGCCGGAGTACTTGGAAATTATTTGCCTTCTAATGTTATAGAAGGGATGTTAGCCGCAATTGGTATTATTATAATATTATCCCAAATACCCCATGCTGTTGGTTTCGACGAAATGAATGAAGGAGATTATTTCTTTATAAATGCCGCAGGGGAACATCAACTATTTGTCACTTTGGCAAACACGGTTAATTATATTCATCCAGGAGCGGTGGTTGTCGTAGTGGCTTCCTTGGCAATTTTGATAGCTTTTCTAAAAGTTCCATTTTTAAAAAGATTGAAATCTGTCCCTGGCGCTTTGGTTGCGGTATTGGCAGGTATCGGTATAAACGAAATTTTTAGAGCGACAGGTTCTTCTTTATTGATTAGTGAAGAACACCTGGTTAGTTTGCCGATACCAGAATCTATGTCTCAATTCTGGAATCAATTCAACTTACCTGACTTTGCCCAGATAGGAAACGTACAAATTTGGATAGTTGCCCTTACAATCGCGGCCGTCGCAAGTATAGAAACCCTGCTTTGTATAGAAGCAGCGGATAAAATGGACCCTTTAAAGAGATACACCGATACTAATAGAGAACTAAAAGCGCAGGGCGTAGGTAATATGCTTAGCTGCTTAATTGGTGGTATTCCGGTAACCTCGGTTATTGTGCGTACATCTGCAAATGTTGCCTCGGGAGGTAGAACCAAGCTTGCAGCAATTTCACATGGTTTCTTTTTAATGATTGCTGTAATATCTATTCCTTTTTTACTTAACAGAATTCCTTTGGCGTCTTTAGCTGCGGTTCTTTTAGTAATCGGATTTAAACTCGCGAGCCCAAGACTGTTTGTACATATGTGGCAAAATAACAAGAAATTTCAATTTATACCATTTGTGGTAACGGTCGTTGCGATTGTAATGACGGATTTATTAATAGGTGTTGGTATTGGTTTGGCGGTGAGCGTTTACTTTATCTTACGTGGAAATCTTAAGCTGGCGTATTTCTTCAAAAAGGATAAACATAAAGAAGGCGAAACAATCAACATGGAATTGGCACAAGAAGTTTCATTTTTGAATAAAGCTGCAATCAAGCAAACCTTCGCACATTTGCCAGAAGGAAGTAAAGTCATCATTGATGCTTCAAATACAGTATATATCGATTTTGATGTCCTTCAATTAATTAAGGAATTTACAAATGAAGGTTCTAAAGAACGCAATATTACGGTACAGCTAATTGGCTTTCAAACGAAATATAATATCGTGAATACCACCACCCATGTTACATCCATTGTGTCGGATAATGATGAGCCTATCTCGCCATCAAAAGTCACCAATGGAACCAGAGTACCTTCCAACGTTCTAAAAGTTAGAGAACTTGCAGAAGTTTAGATTTTGAAACTATCTGATTTTCAAAATTAAGTTTGAAATAGAAGAGCTCGCTTAAAGGTTAGTTATTAAATTTCTAACCGATAATTGAGCTCTACCTTTTAATTCAATTCGAATATTTCTCCATAAGATAAATCACTTTCAACTGATTTTAACAATGACCTTGCCTTTAGCATGGCCGGTCGCAATGTATTCATAAGCCTCAATGGCTTTCTCTAATGGATAGACATTATCTACTTCTGGTTTAATATCACCATTTTCTACCATAGATTTAATGGCTTCCAACTGTTTACCATTCGGGTTCATCCAAGTTAGTTTATAAACGGCAGATTTTTCTTTAATCAGTTTCTCCAAACGCTCGGGTAATTTATAACCTTTCATCCCCATTTGTTTTGCCGTTTCTTCATCTGGCGGCCCAACAAGAGTAGATACTTTTCCTCCTTTTGTTATTAAGGCGAAAGCTTCGAAGGTATAATCGTCTCCCAAGGTGTCTAACACAATATCCAAATCGGTAGCAATCTTTTTATAATCTTCTTTCTTATAATCTATAACTCTGTCCGCTCCGAATGACTTAACCATGTCTACATTATCGGTACTGGCAGTGGTAAATACATAGGCGCCTTTTGCTTTTGCATATTGAACGGCAAAACTACCGACCCCACCAGAACCGGCATGAATGAGAACTCGGTCATTTTGTTTAATGCCAACACTCTCTAAGGCCTGGATGGCGGTGAGTCCTGTAAGTGGAAGTCCGGCAGATTCTTCGAACGTAATATTCTCAGGTTTTTTAGAAACCACCTCAGTTGTTACTACAACATATTCTGCAACCGTTCCCATCTGTTCTTGTGGAACTCTAGCATAAATCTCATCGCCTATTTTAAATCTTTCAACCTTTTCGCCAACCTCCTTAATAATTCCGCTGACATCGTAGCCAATGGTACATGGGAATTCTAAGGTAATTATTTCCTTAAGATGACCTTCAATTAATTTATAATCGATTGGATTTAGAGCGGCGGCTTTCACCTCCACTAAGATGTCAGTTGGGCCGGCTTTCGGCTTGTCTATATCATTAAAAGAAAGACTGCTCTTAATCTCTCCGTATTTTGTGATTTGTAATGCTTTCATACTGACTATAATTTGTGTTTAAAATTTAAGTATCATAAGTTAAGGATTTTAGATGGGAAGTCGCTTTGTCTCGGCAGATTTATTAGGTTGAAATGTTCTACAGTAAAGAACGAGAATCAAATTAAAATTGAGTAATTTGTATTGAATATTTCAATTTTAAAAATGATGACTACCCGACTTTTGCCGATTTTGCTATTATTTTGCTCAACGATGAAATCTAATGCCCAACAACAGGTTTATGAGCTAAGAACTTACGAACTTGAATTTAGCCGATCGGCTGATATTTTACACAACTATTTTGAAAAGGCACTAATTCCTGCGCTAAATAGGCAAGGGGTTTCTAACATCGGCGCGTTTGAAGAAGAAGGTCAGAACCTACCTCAGAAAATCTATTTGCTTATACCTTACAACGATATTTCCCAATTTTCTGCAAGTAGCGGTTCCTTGAATATGGATGAGAAATATCTTCAAGATGCAAAAGATTATATAAATGTTACCGAACAAACCATTCCTTATAAACGATATTCAACCAGTTTGATAAAAGCTAGTTCTGGTTTTCCAAATCTTGTTAAGCCAGAGGATGGAGCTAATCTTTTCGAACTTCGGATATATGAAAGTCGCAACGAAGATGCTCTTCGGAGAAAAGTCAAGATGTTCAATGATAGTGAGTTCGGAATATTTGCAGAAGTGGGTCTTCCAATGGTGTTTTTTGGTGAAAATATCGCCGGAAGTCAAATGCCTTGTTTAACCTATATGTTAGCGTTTAACGACAAGGCGAATCACGATGAAGCTTGGTCAAAATTTGGACCGCATCCCGAATGGCAACGAATTACAAAATTGGAAGAATACAAGGATTCTATGAATGATATTACACGGGTATTTTTAAAGCCACTTTCATATTCCCAATTATAATTATTGGTATATCCAATACTTTTTAAATATTAAATTTCAAAAATAGGGGAGAACAAACACGTCGACGCTCGTCTTATAGATTAGACAATGGAATCAATTTCCTCAATTTTGGATATCTCAGCCATAAGACAAACCACACTAGCGACCCAAATACAATCGGAAAAACTAAATAAAAACTGGGGTCTTTGTGAATAAGATGCGTTGCCACTGCGCCACCTAACCAAGCGGTCAATAGAATAGCACCTAGAAAAGTTGTTCTTGGCACCGCATATAACACAGTTGCCAAAAATAAATAAATACCCATGTAGAGAATAGAAACTTCTGGAAACCCCATTTCTAGAGCGCCACTAACCGCCATCTCTATCTGCAAAATATTGTTGAAAGCGCCGAATAAGAAGAGTGCTACTAGTATTCCTTGAAGAATTTAGGAAGTCCAACGGACTCCTTTCGAAATTTTATAATTAGCTTTTTCGATCAGTCTTGTGCGTTTCTATGATTAATCATCCAATTTATTCCATATTGGTCTTTAAATTCCCCGATGCCATGTTTATTTGGAATTATACTACGATAATCATTATAGTAAAACCGTAGCTTTCTGAATCTTAGATTAAACAGATTATCCGCAAAAAGAATAGGATTTATCTCTGTTTATTTTGAAAACTTCCACAGATATATGTTTATTGGCTAGTTTTGGATTAAATCCTTGGAATATTTGTTGCCCTTGTTATCTATGAGGAAGCCGTCTGAAATTTGATAGGAAAGCGTGTACTGCCCAATTGAAAAATGGAAACCATTTTTTGTAGGTTTTGGGTAGTATCTGGCAGATTTATCGTCGCCATTCTTAAAGTCCCAGTTTAAATCATTGTTTTCATCGATTTGTACCGCAAAACTGGGTTCTCCTTTTTCATTTTTCCAATTACCTGTAAATTGACCTTTGTTGCTATTTTTTTGAAGAATATAATCCACATTTCGAATGGTTAGAATATTATTTTCAGAATCCAAAGTTAAAGGGATGTCGAAATTTGAAGACGTGGCGTAAGAGTTTTTGCCTTCATCCACAATTTCCATTGACTGATCGTATTGAGTAAGCCAGAATTTACCATCCTTCTTTTCGATATTAAGAATGACATTCTCGGTTTCCTTATCAGTCCAAGTGCTTTCGTAGAATTGTGATTCGTCGCATGAATGAAGAAATATTGCTAATATTAAGAGTAAGACTGGTTTTTTCATAGTTACATTTTTAAATTAAGAAAACGCTTCAATTTATTATTGGGCATTTTCTAATTTTAAGAATATGGAATCACACAGGCATTAAAGTACTAAACTTTAGTGATGTAACATTCAGCGTTGATTAAAATTTAGTATTTGGTGAGGTTATATCCACAACAATCCAAATACTCAAAAACGAGAAATTCGATCAATTACTTAGGTTGAAAGAAAAAAAAATTTAAAAGTGTAGTTATACTTTCATTAGGTTATGGTGATGAAGAGAAAGACTTTTGGCGAATGCTAAAAAAGCAAGGCTACCAATTAAGGAATTTGCTACTGTTATTAACTAATTACAGTTCTTATAGAAAACTGAATCAAATTAATCATCAATAGATTGTTCAACCAAAATGGGAAATTTCCAGCTGGTTTGGTCAGAATCAATTTTCTGGGTTTGTTTCAAAATGATTCCCATTATTTGTTCTTCTGGGTCAGCGAAATAGGCCGTATTGAAATAACCTCCCCAACTAAAAGTGCCTTCGCTACCAGCGCCACCAGAGTTCTCTCCATTTTTGGTTTGTACACTAAATGCAAGACCATAGACTGCATCGGGATTTTCACCCCACAAATCGCCGATTTGGTTCGCCATAATAACATTTACGGTTGTTCGGCTTAACAGACGTTTTCCATTGAGTTCTCCATTATTTAAATACATCTGTAAGAACTTGGCATAATCTTCTGCTGTGCTGCACAATCCGGCGCCTCCAGAGAAAAATTGTTTGGCACCTTTTATTGGATAATCTGGATCGTAGAATGTAGTGGGATAGTTTATCCACTTTCCTTCTTCTTTAGTTTGAACGCTTACAAGTCGAGCTTCCTTAGATTTTGGCAAATAAAATCCAGTGTCATTCATTTCTAGCGGTTCAAAAATATGATTGTGT
Encoded here:
- a CDS encoding Signal transduction histidine kinase yields the protein MQLRTKITSIFIILTSLFLTGIFILIYLVSKEYTESEFYLRLSQRATIAAEAYLEADEMNIDIYEDIRIRHLQTLPNEKEVIYPVDAKLKTSLVELNKTLPASFFESIFENEYAELKQDEYYYTGLLYHHNEGDFIVVLSATDLYGFGKLGNLRNTLIIAFFVSIIFIFFLGSYYAQQALSPISKIIKEVNTIRAENLSLRLGSANGKDELADLARTFNNMLDRLQISFDLQSNFINNASHELRNPLSAILGQTEIALNKKRTTKEYHSILQNIDKEASRLDFLVNGLLKLAKTDFDSKGFVIDAIRIDELLLDIKNTLDVAIPQNKILLDFEELPENENAITLLGSESLLNVAITNIVVNGCKFSDNAKVVLRIMTDKNHIFLNIIDEGVGIPQEELSNIFEPFFRGSNVRSIEGFGFGLPLAYRIIKMHSGTIRVLSQVDEGTIVKIMLPNKNNYN
- a CDS encoding Sulfate permease, MFS superfamily — protein: MKNFTTKYLKSDIKSGLVVFLVALPLCLGIALASGAPLFFGIISGVVAGIVVGTLSGSHLSVSGPAAGLTAIVLAAIATLGSFEAFLLAGFLAGVIQIVLGFLKAGVLGNYLPSNVIEGMLAAIGIIIILSQIPHAVGFDEMNEGDYFFINAAGEHQLFVTLANTVNYIHPGAVVVVVASLAILIAFLKVPFLKRLKSVPGALVAVLAGIGINEIFRATGSSLLISEEHLVSLPIPESMSQFWNQFNLPDFAQIGNVQIWIVALTIAAVASIETLLCIEAADKMDPLKRYTDTNRELKAQGVGNMLSCLIGGIPVTSVIVRTSANVASGGRTKLAAISHGFFLMIAVISIPFLLNRIPLASLAAVLLVIGFKLASPRLFVHMWQNNKKFQFIPFVVTVVAIVMTDLLIGVGIGLAVSVYFILRGNLKLAYFFKKDKHKEGETINMELAQEVSFLNKAAIKQTFAHLPEGSKVIIDASNTVYIDFDVLQLIKEFTNEGSKERNITVQLIGFQTKYNIVNTTTHVTSIVSDNDEPISPSKVTNGTRVPSNVLKVRELAEV
- a CDS encoding NIPSNAP protein, giving the protein MNISILKMMTTRLLPILLLFCSTMKSNAQQQVYELRTYELEFSRSADILHNYFEKALIPALNRQGVSNIGAFEEEGQNLPQKIYLLIPYNDISQFSASSGSLNMDEKYLQDAKDYINVTEQTIPYKRYSTSLIKASSGFPNLVKPEDGANLFELRIYESRNEDALRRKVKMFNDSEFGIFAEVGLPMVFFGENIAGSQMPCLTYMLAFNDKANHDEAWSKFGPHPEWQRITKLEEYKDSMNDITRVFLKPLSYSQL